The Rhodococcus rhodochrous DNA window GGCTATCGCCTCGGCGGTGACGCCTGTGTCCGGCGCCGCCTGCACGAAGTTGCCACCGAGGCCGAGGAAGAACCGCACCTTGCCGTCGCGCATCGCCTTGATCGAATCGACGGTGTCGTAACCGTTCTCGCGAGGCGGATCGAAACCGAACTCCTCCTCGATCGCGTCGAGGAAGCTCTGCGGCGCGCGTTCCCAGATCCCCATCGTGCGGTCGCCCTGGACGTTCGAATGTCCGCGCACAGGCATGAGCCCGGCACCGCGCTTGCCGATGTTACCCTGCGCGAACGCGAGATTGCAGATCTCCTTGATGGTCGCGACGGCGTTGCGGTGCTGGGTGATACCCATGGCCCAGCAGAAGACCGTTGCCTGCGAGCGTCGCAGCATCTGAGCGGCTTCGGTGATCTGCTGTCGCGACAGGCCGGTCGCGGCGACCACCTCGTCCCAGTCGATGTCCCGGACATGTTCGACCCATTCTTCGAATCCCTGGGTGTACTGCTGCACGAAGTCGTGGTCGAGCGCGTCCCATTCGACGAGCAGCGACCCGAACGCCTGCAGCAGCGCGAGGTCCCCGTTGACCTTGATCGACAGATGCAGGTCGGACAGATCCGTTCCCCGCCCGAGCACGCCGCGCGGCGTCTGCGGGTTACGGAAGTTGACCAGGCCCGCCTCGCGCAGCGGGTTGATCGTCAGGATCTTCGCGCCGTTCTGCTTGGCCTCTTCCAGTGCGGTGAGCATGCGCGGATGGTTGGTGCCGGGGTTCTGTCCCTGCAGAATGATCAGCTCGGCGTTGTGCACGTCGTCGAGCGTCACGCTGGCCTTGCCGATGCCGATCGATTCCTGCAGCGCGATGCTCGTGGACTCGTGGCACATGTTGGAGCAATCGGGCAGGTTGTTGGTCCCGAACGCCCGCGCGAACAGCTGGTACACGAAAGCGGCCTCGTTCGACGCACGCCCGGAGGTGTAGAAGGTGGCCTGATCGGGACTGTCCAGCGACTTCAGCTGCTCGCCGATGAGGGAGAAGGCCTCCTCCCATTCGATCGGGGTGTAGTGCGTGGCACCGGGCCTCTTGACCATCGGATGCGTGATGCGGCCCTGCTTGCCGAGCCACAGTTCACTGTGGGCAGCGAGCTCGGCGATGCTGTACCTGGCGAAGAACTCGGGGTCGGCGCGTCGCTTGGTGCCCTCCTCGGCGACGGCCTTGGCACCGTTCTCGCAGAACTCGGCGATCTTGCGATGCCCGGGGTCCGG harbors:
- a CDS encoding FdhF/YdeP family oxidoreductase, which codes for MQKSDLQSDYDEAHLEVGDRKKAAAGVTGVAVAMKRSLEQMGLVRSAETLLELNQTEGFDCPSCAWPDPDPGHRKIAEFCENGAKAVAEEGTKRRADPEFFARYSIAELAAHSELWLGKQGRITHPMVKRPGATHYTPIEWEEAFSLIGEQLKSLDSPDQATFYTSGRASNEAAFVYQLFARAFGTNNLPDCSNMCHESTSIALQESIGIGKASVTLDDVHNAELIILQGQNPGTNHPRMLTALEEAKQNGAKILTINPLREAGLVNFRNPQTPRGVLGRGTDLSDLHLSIKVNGDLALLQAFGSLLVEWDALDHDFVQQYTQGFEEWVEHVRDIDWDEVVAATGLSRQQITEAAQMLRRSQATVFCWAMGITQHRNAVATIKEICNLAFAQGNIGKRGAGLMPVRGHSNVQGDRTMGIWERAPQSFLDAIEEEFGFDPPRENGYDTVDSIKAMRDGKVRFFLGLGGNFVQAAPDTGVTAEAIAGIDMTVHISTKPNRSHLVCGRTALILPTLGRTDKDVQASGPQFVSVEDTTCAVHASRGPLKPPSEQVRSEVAIITGIAEATIGDRYGIDWKAMRDDYANIRSRISRVVPGCEGYEVNVRRPGGFILPHPPRDTRSFDTDSGKAEFAVSPVEVVQVPPGHLLLQTMRSHDQFNTTIYGLSDRYRGIAGGRRVVFMHRDDIAALGFDDGDFVDLFTRWDGDDRDRCAKRFRIVEYDLPRGSAAAYYPETNPLVPLDSTALKSNCPTYKSIVISLAPAGRDECPDALGTAPVGSDWSHKTTPEPKHLS